Genomic DNA from Betta splendens chromosome 10, fBetSpl5.4, whole genome shotgun sequence:
GTATCGCATCCCTCCAGCTGCATGAAACGCTGCTTGCCTTATCAAAAAGACCCCGTTCTCCCTTTTCTAAGAAAGAATGATTTTGTCATTCATGCTAAACTTTCCACAGACGTCTTTAAATGTAAACTAATAATAGTTAATGTACAAGATTTCTCTTGTCAAGTGGCCAAAACACATGTAATTTTGTTAACATTCAACAAGTAAATTATTGTTAAAAAGGCCAGAAGAAATTAAGATTCACATATGTTTGTGGTCCATGTTCTGAGAGATAAAAACGAAGGAGATCATTCCTCAAATATGCAAAAATACTGCTTGATATTCTGTAAAGCTCACTTGAAGGAGTTAAATGGaatcagcatgtgtgtgtgtgtgtgtgtgtgtgtgtgtgtgtgtgtgtgtgtgtgtgtgtgtgtgtgtgtgtgtgtgtgcacgtatgcgtgtgtgtgtgtgtgtgtgtgtgtgtgtgcgcgcgcgtgtgcatgtgtgtgtgtccgtgtgtgtatgtgtgtgcctgcctgtgtgcttgcgtgcgtgcatgcatacatgcatgtgtgtctgtgtgtgtgtgtgtgtgtgtgtgtgtgtgtatgtgtgtgtgtctgtgtgtgtgtgtgtgtgtgtgtgtgtgtgtgtgtgtgtgtgtgtgtgtgtgtgtgtgtgtgtgtgtgtgtgtgtgtgtgtgtgtttgtgtgtgcatgaatgtgcgtgtgtatgtgtgtgtgtgtgtgtgtgtgtgtatttgacaCGGACATGCAGTGGTCAGGGCTGCAGCGGTCAGGGGTGTGCCCGACAGCATGAGGgagtttgttttaatatgtccACTTGGAAAATCCTCTGGGGAAATATCATGGATTCTGCTGCAGATGTTTCGCTGTGTTTGCACGCCTGGAATCGGGGCTGGGCCCTTTGATCTAAATGAAAACGCACCACAGAGGTTTGCAGAGCGAGCGAGCTGAAGCTCTGCTCAGGGAACAAATCAGAGACCCTCCTCCGGGTTTTCCCAGGTGCCCCTGCAGAGTCCACCTCCTGTGACCAGAGACGTGGGAACACCACGGCCCGTCGCCTTCATCCGTCTCTCTCTTGGCTCAGCCTGCGACCATTTGGCATCTCCAGTGGAAACACTGGGAGTCGGTGCCAGCAGTGGCAGGCCACCAGTGCCTACgtgtttcctcttttattttcATATCAGCGCTTGTCTTTTACACCTTTAGAATGCAAAATAGGGAGCCAATAGAACAACAGAACATCTGAAACAGGCAAAGCTGAACCTGAAAAGAAACTTCACAGTTATCAGACAGTGCAGCTTTTTACACTTCTGTTAGGTATTTGACTGGCTATGATCATATTATATTGTCCTTTTTACATGTATTTCCCCAGTAGAACCAGGATCTCATGATATTCATATGTGTAGTGAGAATTCTAATCTTCAAACATAATTATTTCAGGAAAATCTGTTGTTCGGCATAAAGGTGTAGTTTAGTAGTTCCTCCCCTGGCCGCTAGGGGGCGAACATGcgctgaggaggctgctgtcTTGACTGCATAAATCCAGCACACTTTCCAAAATCTAACTGAATATTGCTTCTCTAATCATCAGTTATTCGTTTCTTTCTCATGTTGCTGGAccatttccttttctcttcttgTAAAGATGAGAAGGTCTGTTAGAATAATGTGTAGTTTTACACTAGTGAAAGTGACACTGACACTAAACCAGACAGTATTTGAAGCATCTGCCACCCGTTCTCACCTGCCACAGCGATAATGAGCACATAACATAACCTCATGCTTCATTAAGAGTTGTAAAAACCCCAAACACATGTGGAGGTGACGCTCTGATCAATTAGATGGAATGTAAATAATTGTTCTGTGGCTGCGATAATTACAAACCGCCTCACTCACTAGTGAGGCCCAACGCGGAGTCAGGACCTCACAAGCTATTTGAGACACTGCGGGCGATGCCTGCTCCAACGGAGCCCCCCACGAGCCCAGCGCTGAGGAGCCAATAAAAGCAGCCTCGTCTGAGGGCCACTTTCTTTGTACTCACTCTCAGATGCAAACAGCTGCTCCGCCCGTCAGGTCCGAGAGCTAAATGTGAATTAAAGTCAGCAGCGATTCTTCCGAGAGCGAAATCACAGGAGGCGCGAACACAAAGACAAGCATCTGTACGTAAATCTACTGTAGAGAAGATCCACCCTCGTAGAAATGGGAAATACAGAACCAACagtcataaaaacaacaaacatcctTTGTTTGTCGTCTACATCACAAGCATTTCACTTATTAAACAGCCAGTTTGTTTATGTGGCCTTCATTAACCTCCAGCTCGTCAGACTTTTCCAAATCACACGGCCATTAACCGAGAAGCTCTCTTTGTTTGAGAAAAGGTTAATTGTGGCAGAGACGTGATTTCTGTCAGACGCagcgcagcctcctcctcctgctttaacCTGTTCCACCGACACCTGGGGACACGAGGAGGCTTTGATTCCTTTTCAGGCAGCGGATCGGTGGGCGTGTTTTTTAATGCCTTCTATTTTTGAACATTTTGCAATTTTTATATTAGAATGTTTGATCTTATCTGAGTCAGACTTCAAAGACATTTATATTAGAAAAACCACAGCCGTTATTATAGGATTAATACAAAAAAAGCCTCATGCAGAGCCCTTTGTACCAAGCACACGTTTAGATTAAAGCTCATTCTGTTACATCATGAGCTCCTTCGACAGGTTCTAACAGTTGTTTCCATGGAGGGCAGCGTTTACTGAAGTGATCAGAAACGTGATGCAACGGTTtcggcggcagcggcgcttCCCTTCATCCACGTCTCAGCCTGTTCTGAAGCATGACGTGGAGCGAGTCCTGGTCATTTAATATGGAAGCGCGTCCGCCTGCACGcgctccagcgccgccgcgtAACTTACCTCGAGCCGGTTCGATCTGGAGATTGCAGTAATCAGCCGTGCGGCCCCAGCGCTCAGTCGCCTGAGGACACGCGGCTGCTCCACATCTAATATCAGGGAGTGTTTGCAGACATCACATGGAACAATGGGAACTCTCTCCGAGGCCTCAGTTGCATTCGATGGAAAGAATGTACACTTAAACAATAGCCGAGTCCCAGAGCAGCGACGGGTCTGCAGAGTCGGCCCGGTCCGACAGAAGCAGTGAAGCCACAGCCCAGTGACCGgtggcagaaggagctgagaccCGGCGCTGACTGAGGACGTGTTTGAGGAATGAGGTCGGGCCCGCGCTCGCTCCAAACCATGCGCCATGCGGCTCCGTAACGTCCCTGCGCACGTCTCCCTCACCACTCGCTCAGATGGCGCTCAAagccagcgccccccccccccccccccccccaggaccgggccgggccggcaccggcaccggcggATGAAATGCCACCACAGAACATAAAGTCAACAGGGAAAATGTACCGTCCGAGGGCACGGCACGGTTCACAGATTAGAAGGCAGACAAACGCTTGGCATCAGACGCGGCCGCGAGGGCGCTTCAAAGCGCACGCTGCCGCCTTTACGCTGCACGGACGAAGCGGCGGCTGCGCTCAAACGCCAGCCGTTCTTCCCTAAAAGGACACCAGTCGCTCTGTGTTTACAGCGTTGTGCGACGGGGGAGTTTATTTTAGCTCCACTCAGGACTTAATTTGAAATGCTTGTTCGTGGGAGAGAGACGCAGATACGCGGCCTCGCTCGGCCCCAGCTCAGCGCCGCTCATTGAATAAATCAGGCTATGTTTAATTCCCGGTCGGGACAGAGTGCTCGTCTGTTTCTAGCAGGACAAAGGTTTGCTTTAGATCAGCCCTCAGCAGTGAATGCTCCGATGCTGGGAGTTGCTGGGACCTTTCTTAATTAGGAGCAATGTTGTGTTGAGCTTGTCCAGAAGATCAATGACTCGGCGACTGCGGGAAAGCGGCCGGAGCGACTTCCTACTATAAATCCGTACACCTTCGGTCCCGGAGTGAAAACTGAGCCCATCCGCGGTGTTTTTTCCCAGCGACCACATCAGTGGAGGCCTCTTTTTTTGGGCCGGGCTCGGCAGCGCCTGCACATGAATGGGACATTTAGCGGGCGGCTGACTGGGACCTGTGTTGGGCCTCACATGTGGTCTGTGACCCTCAAAGAGCGGCagcaaaagaaaacaggatGCGTAAACGCTTTGACTCGGCCCATTAGTGCGGCCGCGAGCGAGGCAGCGGGGCAAGTCCAGGCATGTCGGAAAGAAAACAAGTCACCGGCGGCCGCCTGCGCCCGCTGTGTTCGGACGAACGCAAGGAGAAGGCTCAACCACGCGAGGGAAGAAGTCAATGCTCTCCCTCTGTTTGCACAAGGACGCTTCAGCTTCTTTACATCTGTATTAAGCCTTTATTAAAGTCAGGAGTCGTCTGGTAGGATGTGGTACAAACAGCGCAGCACACGCACGGTAGGAAACACACCGAGGCGTTAGAACCCATCAATCTTTGTCGAGTGCACGACAAAGAAGCCGTGTTCAGCTCACGATGGGATCCTCATGGATCCTAAACACTGATCCTAAACACGGATCCTAAACACTGATTCTAAACATTGGTCCTAAACACTGATCCTAAACACTGATCCTAAACACTGATCCTAAACACTGATCCTAAACACTGATCCTAAACATGGAGCTTCAGGATCAGGTCCGGactcgctgcaggaggaggacgagagcgGTCAGTGTGAAGCTGACGACGACAACGCTTCTCCTTTAATCTCGTTGACTTGAAGATACGTAGATTTGTCTCTGTGTGGGACGTCTGCTGGTGAAGGATTACCCACAAACCTCGGGTGATCACATGACCTCTGTCACCCAGGACCCCTTCTTCTTTCAGGCTTTTAAATTTATTATGTCCACTGACTGTTTGACTTTTTATTTGGTGCCTGTCTTTGAATCTAGGTCGTGTTTTGAATCATGCATCAAATTCCCTTCACGTCACTTTACAAAAGCACAGTGTTGAATAATTTAGCTCTTTATTAGCGCCGCATTGAGCAGCACTTTATTTTGACAAAAATTATTTTGGTAAAATCGGCCGTTCGACCTTGCTCTCCGCCTCGCCCGCGCCTCCCTCCCGGCCACTGGTGGAGTTTGACGTGTGTGAGTAACGGCGTCAGCTGCGAGAGGCCTGTCAGAGCTCATCaatcccagtgtgtgtgtgtgtgtgtgtgtgtgtgtgtgtgtgtgtgtgtgtgtgtgtgtgtgtgtgtgtgtgtgtgtgtgtgtgtgtggatcgcAGGTGATGCGCTATGACGGACCTCACGCTATCAATGGTTTGcctgctgcaggacctgatgaaTCCGAGACAGACGTGTGTGAATCGTATCGTTCACACCTGGTGACCTTTCTTCTTCCTATTATTGAATCTAACTGTAACTTGTGTAGAGCTTTCCAGCACTTTGAAGCGTATTCAGGTAACGTACGAGTGTGCGTGTACAGTAAAGAGCTTTCATCAGTGGCGTGGACTGGGTGAGACGTAAGGAGACGGCCCAATAAGACCAAGGCATAGACATCTGTCCAATGATTCAACCTACAGTCTATTGCCTCTGCTGTGATGCTTGGAAAATGATTTCCCGACCCATGATTAATACTCCACCAAACCTCAGGGCCTCACGCTGCAGATAACCGCTGCTGCAGCACCCTGTAATTATCAAAACATAACATGCGCCCGTCATTTTGGCCTTTCCATCCCTTTGCCATGAACCAATTAGGGAGGCAGGAGATTTAATCTGGATGTGCCGTCCATATTTCCCCCATCAGTCAGTTATCAGAGACCCGGTGCAGTTACAAACGACCTCGCGTTGCGATCGATTCCCATGCTGCAGTAGCAATTTACAGAAGATGGATGGTTTCAAATGCGAGGGCCATGCAGCAGATGATTAGTCCAAACAGATGCAGCCGTCGGACGGAAAACAGGACAGAGTCACTGGGTCTGTAGCATTTTTAAGCTGTTCTGGTTTTACTCTTTTCCTTTTATGGTGAtgtgagattcattttaaagggtttttttttgtttggaagAGTCAGCAGAGATAAGAGGAAACCTCCAGACCTCGCGTTGCTGCCACCGGCGAAAGCGTTGCTGGTTGAGATGTGAGACAGGACCGGAGGGCTGTTGGGCTCCTGGGACGAGACGAGTGTGACAGATGGAATGTGTTTTCAATATTCTGCAAAACAAGCAGAAAGGACAGCAAACAAGTTGGAGCCAGGACCGGGACCAGCTTCACATCTGTCCATCAACAGGAACCCAGCAAAGTTTACAGCATTTATAGCTGTGACAGCAAACGAGCTAAAACTAAGATTATAGAAATGTTTGGAATCACACACCTTCGACTGATGAGTCCAACTGTGAAGGAACCAGATATAAAGAACCAAAGCTGGACATGGTAACACACAgtcctgtgtgtttatgtgaaggtgtatgtTCCTTCTCATGCAGACAGTCGACTGGAGGCTAATTCTGAGATTTCATGAGATGAGTTTGTAGGaggtgatgctggagctgagcgCGTTGTGCCTGTCGCAGGGATGACTCATgtgtggaggaggcaggagggaaaCATCTGCGTCTGAGTCTTGATTGACTTTGCTGTTTTGGGGAGACACGCGCTGACGCTGCGGCGGCCGAGCTGAGGCACACGGGTGACGGGTGCGGgcgtcacgcacacacacacgcacacacacacacacacacacacacacacacacacacactggaccgtGTCACATCTTGTGCCAGTGCAGGGAGGTTTCCTCTGCACAGAGCGGCGGTCTGTTTAATATTATAGGAACCACACCGGGTTCCTGGCGGATTCGTGCAGTAGCATCTGGCGTCACCGCAGATGCCTGCCAGGCCGCACATTAGATCAGAATAATTGGCCCGGACAGCAGCGTGAGACGGACAAATGAGAGGCTCCTCCTGCGTGACCCGATGGCCGAGGGGCAGCGCGAGCAACACTCAGCGCCTGATGAGGCGCTGGTGGAATCAAGGAGGTGATTAGAATAAGCTTTTCATGTAATATATGAGGGGAAATACTCTGACTTGATGGACTCTTTATGGAAATTCAGCGAAGATCGACATCAGCATCACATTCTTCACATTCTTTTCTTACAAAGCTGCAGATTCTTTCACTGCGTTTGTTTTGGATGTGTTTGGCGCTCTGCCTTTATTAGCAGTGAATTCTGGAGAGGCAGACGGGAAACAAGAGGCCTGAACGTTCAACACACGCTCGCAGCTGCAGCCGGCGGCGATGTGGCACGCGCTGCAGCCGTGGGGCCACAGGGTGTTTCCATGATTCAGCTAATTAAGAGGAACTGTGCTGTGAGAGGACGGAGCAGCATCTTCTGCTGATGAGTCACTCCTCTGGACTGTGTTCCTCCCGTTCGGAGGCGGAGGGAGACATTCATGAGGAACCACCAAGACGTTCCTTCCACATCTTCCACAAAGTGAAACCTGCATGTTGTGTCGTGTGCCGCTGTTCATCATTCCCAATGCCGTGCCTCCAATTACAAACGGACGACTTTATTGTTGATGTTCATTGCAGAAAAATACAGTTGGTGCAAAAGTAAAGATAAATAACTTTGGCATAAAGAACAATGAGAAACATCCACGACACAATGAAAATGTTGGATTAGCGATGGACATGCAGGCTAACAGCTACTGCACAGTGTAACATTATGAAAGGACATCGTGGACCAAattcattaaaacaataaatatctcgcatgaacatttaaaatgtagtaataaaTGCATGAGGCCAGGCAGAGACGGGACAAAGGCAGAGACGTAAAGAAGCTGGATCTACATGTGCGtccctcgtctcctcctggGGAATCTTTGGTAAAATAGATGcattagcagagaaaagaaatgaaaccTACACACAATACAGTCTCTTTAGTGATGTGGATCAGAGATACGCTGCTGCATTTCACCACAGATTAAATCTGCTGCAAAGCAAGAGGAGTTTCTTTTCTTTGGCGGTAATAatacaggaggagagggagcagggcaGCCGGAGCCAGCTCACATTTAGATATAAGAAAAGAATTGAACAAAGACGCTCCCGTGTTCCATCGCGCCATCAGCCCACACTGGCTGAACTTTAAAAGAGACCTCAAGAGCAGCTTATCTCTGAGGAGCGGAGGGAAAGAGTCTTCAGCGCACGTAGCTCCCGGTCCAGACCTCTCTACAACTGTGTCCACAGCATCATATCCATCCAGATGATTTATTAGAGTCCAGtctgttctgcttcatccaATTAGGGGAGGACAACAGGATGAAGGGAGAATCTTGTTAGCTCCAAGCAGAGGGGACGACGCTCAGAACGCAGAGGTCCGTTTTCGTAGCGTCCCCAGTGATTCCAGTGTCTGAGGTCAGTCCCAGTCGTCTTTGCACACGCAGGAGCACTCCTCGTGGTGCTCCAAGGGCACATCCGTCATGGACTTCTGCAGGCCTCGGCCGCCGCTGCgatgcttcagcagcagaacctgcgGAGACCAAGAGCACTCCAATTAGAGCGTGGAACCCAATTAAAGCGTGGAACCCGGCACGCAGCGTTCCCACTCAAGGCCCGGAAGAACGCGATCGATTCCTCTGCAGGGAACAAAAGTATCATCTGTGTCCAGGGGTCAGTGTTTGGATGTAACACCAGCCTAAGCTCATTAATGGAGGCCCCTGACACCTGAAAGCACCGCTTCCAGCAAAGGCTCCCACAATATGCAGTGAGTCACAGTAACTATACAAAAGGGGGAATTCTCGCATTTTGAACCGCCAGTATTGTTGCCCTGCAAAATATAACTTCTGGACGATGATGTGCTTTCATGCCATTGGTTCGTCGGCCTGTCATGTGATGTATGAGACCTGTTTCTGTAACTAGCAGACAGAAGCGGATGCTACTGTCACATCTGGTTTCGGTGCTGTGCCCAGACGGATCCTCACCTCGTGGTACTTCTTGGTGACCCTGGTGGGGACGCACTGGCAGTCGTAGCAGCGGTGGGAGCAGCAGGCGCAGTTGCCGCCGCAGCGCTTCACCAGCAGGCAGCCGGGCCAGAAGATGGCGTccgtcctcctcagctcctcgcGCAGCGACACGGAGAAGTTGCGCGGCGTGCAGCTGTACAGCTGGACCTCCTCCCTCAGCAGGTTGAGATCAGCGCCTCCACAGGGAAAGGGACGTTTGTCACATCATAGCGCATAGACACGAGACTTCTAACATAAACATAATATGTGAAACATCGCCATCCTACCTCTGGCTTTCTTGTTGTGAAGGAAGGACTTCCCCAGCACATGCCACGTAGGCTTGTACAGCTCCTCCATATCCAGCTGCCACCGCTCCGGCTCCAGGTACTTCATGACCTCCTCCATGGTGCTCAGTCCTGCCACAGCCTCCGACAGCTCCTCAATACCCGGCAGGGACGCAGGGAGCCCTGCAGGGGCCTCAGGCTCCGATGGGCTCTGCAGGAAAAGCAGCGGATGATGGAGAGGGGCACAGGAAGAGCATAGCATGAATTGCAtggaaaaacagaaatatatatTAGATGGCAGGCTGAGCTTTGATTGGTTTCTGCTTTTGATGGAAGCACTGGAAAACACTGAAATCTCCACCCAAGCGCGGCCATAGAGACGCTACTGTacgtctgcagcctccacacCCAAAACCACTGGCTGGGACGCGGACGGtcacttcctctgcctccttcacccCGAAGCAGAAAATGAGATGGAAAAAACAGCCTGGCCAGCggtgatgagctgcagcaggagaaagaggcTAAAAAGTGGCTTTAAATTGGGCTGAGCGTCATTAAACGCTACAGTGGTTAAACAGGGACCACGGTACTGTGGACCAGCTGGGACCCAAGTGTTGGACCCGGTAATGTGTGGAAGTGTGACCGGAGCCTCAGACGCTCCCAGACGGCTGCTTTGCATAAAGTCATTCCCACCCTGAGTGGAGCAGATTGCCTGAATTTGAAAGCTGATGGAAGAGCTGCTCCTCCGAACCCAAATTAATTTTTGAATCCTACATTCCACTCAAACCAGGGTGGAAACGCTGAGCGTCCCCGGCCTCTCCAAACTAAACAATGCTGTAAGTCATGTGCCCCCAGCAGCCACAGACATACCGGTGACCTTCGTCATCACGGCAGCAATGAAAACATGCATTCAGGCTCGTGGATTTCTTGCAAAGAGTAATAAGTTGCTGGCGCAAATGGCCTCTGGTTGTTTTTTCACAGagatttcattattattcaaaCTCCCATGAGCTGCATTATGCtactgaatgtactgtaccacTCGCTTGCGAGAGGCAAATGTGAATTCATGGCATCATTTTGTATGTTGTCAAATGCGATCACGTCGCTGTCACCTCCTCTGCCCACTTTGCATAACGGCGCCGGTcccggcagcggcagcggcgccggcgccggcgttaTTTGTTTTACGCTCCCGACCACCGCAGGCTGCAGCGCAGTCACAAAGAAGATTGATACCCGGGGTGCTGGTCTTCCCACGGGAGAAGGGGCTAATCTGTAAAAGCTTTCAGTGCTGTGATGCCGGGTTTGTCCAACATGTCAGATCACCGCTCTCTCTAATCtcgtgtgactgacagctcgAAAGCAACATTGTGACACGTGCAGGAAATGCAGCTCGCGGCGCATTGGAAACATTTGGCTGCTGGAGTCGGGACTTTGTCGGAGAAGCAGAAATGCCTGGAATCTGTGGCTTCCCTTTCATGACTTCTAGGGATGAATTACAAAGGAATCCAGGGAGAAACGGGGGATAGAGAAGGAAGACGCTTCCAATGATTGACACAGCAAGAATTTGTGTTTAAATCCTTATTTGCTGCTTCCTCTAAGAATGTTGGGAGTCATGTGGCTGTGGAAGTGTTCACTTCACCAAAAGGCAGATAACAAAGGCTCACAGGCATGAATCACAATGAAGACAAATCACTGAATAAGAGGAAACACCCAGAGTCGTCAACACTATTCGATGCCAGAGGTTTGTTATGGCtgcaccacagacacacagctgggtcccaCAGCTCTGAGTTTGCCCTAATATCAGTTGGGGCACATTTCTGGGTTATTATAAGAAAAACCTGTAACTGTGAATGAAATACTGAGGGAGCAGCTCCTTCTCGGAGCAGAAGCTGCCGACGAACGGCCTCGGCGGCGGCTGCAAGTCATTAACAGCTTGTGAATGTGGGACGGTGCAACACTTCCTCAATTAGTGGCTCTGTGAGAGCTCAGCTTCACATTAGGAGGCGTCGTAACTCTTCAGAGACACATCCACGCGACGCGAATGAAGCTATGAGGATCGGATGAGAATTAAATGGAGCGGCGTTCATTTAAAGCGGCGTCTGTTCCCACAGATTTACGCTGAAGACACGTTGAAGCTGAAGAATAAGAGGAAGAATAAGCcccagctcagagccgctgaaCCACATACGAGCAGTCTCAGTAGCAAACGGTTCAAATCTGTTTGTAATCAGCATAACTCGCTCATGACGTCGTGTGTTTAGCTAAGACTCAACCAAACCTCGGAGCTGATtcagaaacaggaagctgatCTGACACAAAGGCAGAAGACAGATGCACCTTGGCCCACTGAGCCCGAGGTCGGCCCAGGTCCCGGAGCAGGTATTTTCATTGTCAGCTCGTCTGACAGTATGAAAACAAAGCCTCAGTCATCGCTGCACCAAACTACCTGTTGTCTGTCATTACAGCTCACAAAAATACAAGCACAACCTGTTTTCTCCAGACCTTGACTTTGggttttaacctttgaccttttgttttcctcctgctctcagcTTCGTATATTCTATTTAACTGGTGGTTTTGCAGGGTATTTCCGCTGCATGAACACCAGCCACATGTGGCGGCAGTGTCGCAAGCACTTGGTTTAGTTTTTACAGAAGGGCTTTAATTTAACACAACATAAAGTTTCAAATGTAATGTACCATATTTCGTCAGTGAGCTACTTTTACATACGGAGCGTCCCTCTCTTTATGAAGTCACGCTAACGTCCCGTTTTGGGACAACTGGAACGTGGCGACACCTCCGACGGCAGGTATTGAACCTAATTGCAGTTCTGGCTGCCTCACCTCACAACAGCCTCCTTTTAGTCACAGTGTATGTGaaccttttattaaaaatagcTGCGCCAACGGCCCGAGGCAGAAGATTATCTAAGAACCATGTTGCTCCATAACTCAGAGCTCTGTCCTCAGAGCGGCGTTGTCTGATGTTGTATATTGTGAATACGTACAGGACTTCAGACTTAAAATATATCACCGTCTGCCCTGAGAGGAGCACTTGCTTTCTGATGCATGATAACGGCAAATAATCCAAACAAACACCTGTTATCACACCAGATGTTATGAACCCCCTGCCCTCAACACAGAACCTGGTTTCAGGCTGCGTTTCCCTCTTTGTTCTCATGAAGTTCAGCCACAGCGTCTTATTCCTGGTATCTGAAATGACGGGTTCAGCTGGCGATTCTGAAATAGGCTCTTGAGAAAAGCCTGGGCAACAATACCTCCCCTTTCACATGCACTTGCAAACCACTTGCTTGCACAAGCCAGGTCTGCGAGCAACAAAGTCCGCTGTGCGTGAAAGCAGCGTTTCTCGCTCTCGCTCAACGCCAAACGCTGCAATTGAGGTTGGTGTAAAAACGGGCCTGTGTTCCGCGACGCCGGCAGTGAACCTCCAGCGCGGAACATGAACCTTCATGTGTGGCGCTCACGCTGTCATCCAGACAAACCTGACGGAGTCATTGGGTGGAGGAGCGACGGCAGCCGTGCAGCTTAATTTGGGATTAAGGCCTCAGCGAAACAATGGCACGCGTCCTGTTTGCTGGTTGAACTCCCATCAGGCCACAGCGCTCACGCTCCGTGTTTTAACAGCTTGTTTACCTCCACCCTTTCAGTTTTTCCTAAAGTCTCTTCCTGAATTACAGGCCGTGTCTTGTTTTTCCCCCCTTCCAGGCCATGGAAGTGGTGGGGAGGACTCATTGCTTGTTTAAATATAAACCAAAGCGCTGGCCCCTGCGTGGCGTGGGGCTCCAGTAGCTGCTGGTTCACCACAGAGGAAACAGAGCGCCGCTGTTCTAGCGCTCCTCCTCGTCGGGGGAAAGTTCAAAGGGAAGTCTGACTGAACGCACAGGGCAACGCTTCCTTTTCCCTCCTCAGGGTTTCCACACCTTCCATCGTTGGGCgacaaaacacaaactctgtCTCTTGCTCCATCAAGTTAGATTTTGGACTTTGAACTATGAATTCTAAGATGTGTGCCATCGATGGGATTCAATTAGA
This window encodes:
- the pdgfc gene encoding platelet-derived growth factor C — its product is MIRPLFILLASLLQHYGSEAESSHVGKFHLPSVKEQNGVQESHQEKVITVSGDGMVQSPDFPHTYPRNTAVVWRLVAPSNMRIQLTFDERFGLEDPEDGICKYDFVELEDVEDVAVVGRWCGSQSVPAGHTSTGSQVRIRFVSDEYFPSEPGFRVRYSLLPASPSEPEAPAGLPASLPGIEELSEAVAGLSTMEEVMKYLEPERWQLDMEELYKPTWHVLGKSFLHNKKARGADLNLLREEVQLYSCTPRNFSVSLREELRRTDAIFWPGCLLVKRCGGNCACCSHRCYDCQCVPTRVTKKYHEVLLLKHRSGGRGLQKSMTDVPLEHHEECSCVCKDDWD